TACTGTACTCCAGTGAGCCAAACGGAAGTTCCGGTAAGCTGATAGCTTGGAGTGTACCATCTTGTTGTTCTCGGATAGTGAAATGGATGCGGGCTTCAATACTACGCTTCTGATGATTGATAGCATAGAACGACTGAATTGGATAGTCTTTCAGTGCCAGAAATGCTTCCTGATTATACAAAAAAGGCTCAAAAGCTAGCAAGTACCCCGTAGGCCGTGATCCAATACTGTATTCTAACTTTGGTAGGGGCAAAATTATTAGAATATTATAGTTGTTACCATTTGTATGCTTAAAGGTAACGTAATTCTATAATAAACGGCAAACCTACAGTACTGTTGAACAACAGAGGTATATTCTTGAATAATCAATCTACTTAAAATAGCAAAAAAGAACGGCAGGTACTTCATTCAGCGAAGTGGTGCCGTTCTGTAATTAGAAGTAAAATAGGTAGTACTGGAAAGTAATGGAGAATGAATAATGGTTAATGAATGGTGAGTGATATTTGATTCATCATTAATCATCACTCACTAGTCATTGTGGCAAAGTGTGCTTTATCTCTACTGAGCCATGTAGCCACCGTCAAGTGGGTAGTAACTTCCGGTAGCAAAGGAGGCTTTTTCGCTGCTGAGCCAAATCACCATTTCAGCTACTTCTTCTGGGGTGCCTAACCGACCAATAGGATGTTTCTGGCGAAGTTGATCTACCGCTTCTTCGCCCAAAACATCTAACAGTGGGGTTTGAATAAAGGCCGGACCCAAAGCGTTAATTCGTATTCCTTGAGCGGCATACTCCAGAGCAGCACTTTTTGTAAGCCCGATGATACCGTGCTTAGAAGCCGAGTAGGCAGCAGCGTAGGGCATACCCAACTGCCCCATAACCGAAGTAATATTCACAATACTCCCTCCGGTTTTAAGCAGTTCGGGAATTTCGTACTTCATACTGTGAAAAATGCCCGACAAATTAATTTGGATAACGTGCTGCCAGTTTTCTTCAGTGCAGTCGGCCAGGGGCACCAGGTCACCGCTAACTCCGGCGTTATTACAGGCGTAGTCTAACTGCCCGTACTTTTCAACTACAAATTTAATCAGGCTTTCCACCTGATTCGCTTTTGAAATATCTACGGCATACGCGGCCGCCTCACCGCCTGCTTGGCGAATTTCAGCTACAGTTTCCTCGCCCTTCTCTTTACGTCGGTTGGCTACTACTACTTTGGCGCCCTGTTTAGCGTAGGCTAGGGCTACGGCTTTTCCAATTCCGGAAGATGCTCCGGTAACTAATGCTACTTTATTGTTCATTGGTATGTAATATTTACGCAACAAACAAGAAAGATGCAGAACAGTTTATAATTTATCTATAAATTATCAGTGATTTCTAGATTTGTTATTAGCATAATCAGCTAAGAAATCATCACAAGGATAGCACGATAGAAACTTAGTTTGCATTCACAGTAGGTCTGCGGATAGAGCAAATTTTAATGAGCGGGTGCTCACGACCTATCATACCATCCTTAGCTATTATTAAGAGACAACTGCCGACTTGCTTCGTTCAAACCAAGCCAGTGTGCCTTCTAAGTTGGGGAAGTTTTGTACGGGCAGATTAGCCTCATTAGCTGCTTTCTCCACACTATTCATACTTGCATTGGTAAAATGTTTCTCACCAACGATAATACCAACGTGTTTGACGGGAGTGGTAGTAAGCAGTTTAGGAACGAACTCTTCTTTAATCCAACTTTGATTTTCCGCAGAAAGCACCTCTAAGTTACGATGGTCAGACACCCAAAAGCGTAAGTCTTTCTGGCGAATAAGATCGTAGGCCATATTCATTGCTTCGGTGAGCGCTGCGTAGTTCTGAAACCCGCTCCAGGTGAGTAGCATCACCTGCTGTTCAGGCGAATACTCAATCTTGGCGTTCTTCTGTTCCCAGTGTGTAATTGTGTTCATATTGCTTTTGTTTAAATAGAAGATGATATAATCTAATACAAAAGTAGTGGGTTTGGGGAAGAGCAAAAGTGAGCCTTAATGATAAGCTTACCTGTGTAATATAGTATCCGGCTAACAAAAGAAAACCTTCTTCTTTAAACGTAAAACCGTCCTGATGCTGCTCATTCGTACCTTGGCGGTATAGTCAGCAGCAAAAGGCTCAATCGGGTGGTGCCTCCGATCGTATCAGGTATTTATCATTTTCGCCCAGAAACAAAGCAGTTGATCACCCTTTACTTACATCATTCGTTCCGTAGTGAGTCAACTGGATTGGCCACCGCTGCCCGAATAGACCGGAAACTGACTGTAACTAAAGCGATTAGCAGACCAACCAATGCCGCTATTAAAAACATCCACCAGGCTAGGTCAATTTTGTAGGTAAAATCAGCCAGCCACTGTTGCATAAAGTAGTAACCCAGTGGAGCGGCTACCACGAAGGCAATTCCCACCAGCAGTAGCAAATCTTTAGTGAACAGATATACAATGTGTAACACGGTAGCCCCTAGCACTTTTTGAATGCCCATCTCCTTAGTTCTCTGCGCGGTGATAAAACTAATGAGTCCGTATAACCCCAGACAGCCAATAAAAATGGCAATACCAGCGAAGAGAGAAAGTAAGCGGGAGGTTCGCTGCTCTTTTTCGTACAGCGTAGCCAGGTCTTCATCCAAAAACTGATAAGTGAAGTAGTACTCAGGAAAAATCTCTTTCCACTGCTGCTCAATATGGGCAATAGCTTCTGAGGCTTGTAGCATATTGATCTTGAAAGATGCTTGTTGAAACATATTGGGAAATCGCGCCATGACAACCGATGGAATCTCTTGCTGGAGCGAGAGCGAATGAAAGTCCTTAACCACCCCAGTAATCGGCGCTTTTAATCCGTAGAAGCTCACTATCGTACCCAAAGCATCTTGTGGATTCTGAATACCATTATCCTTTAGGAAGGTTTCATTCACTAATATTTGCGTAGAGTCACTACTTTGTAGGTTACGACCAGCCAACAACGGAATATTGTACAGATGTATATAATGTTCGTCAATAAGCTTTATCTCGGTTGACTGTTCTTCGTTCGGAGTTTTCTCAAAGGTGTAGCCTGTCCACCATTTGTTAATTGTAGCCGAAGGAGCGTTCAGGGAGAAACTAGTCGCTTCAATAGCCGAGTTCTGGGCGGTAGTATTTCGGAGGGCTTGCAACGTTGAGGGATTGCTTTCTGGGATTTCAACTACAACTACCGCCTCTTTGTCGAAGCCTAAAGCGGTGGTGTTGAAGTAGTGCATTTGACTGACTACTACAATGGTGCAA
This region of Tunicatimonas pelagia genomic DNA includes:
- a CDS encoding SDR family NAD(P)-dependent oxidoreductase translates to MNNKVALVTGASSGIGKAVALAYAKQGAKVVVANRRKEKGEETVAEIRQAGGEAAAYAVDISKANQVESLIKFVVEKYGQLDYACNNAGVSGDLVPLADCTEENWQHVIQINLSGIFHSMKYEIPELLKTGGSIVNITSVMGQLGMPYAAAYSASKHGIIGLTKSAALEYAAQGIRINALGPAFIQTPLLDVLGEEAVDQLRQKHPIGRLGTPEEVAEMVIWLSSEKASFATGSYYPLDGGYMAQ